Below is a window of Agrobacterium vitis DNA.
ACATGATCGGCGCCAACCGGGCCGGTCTGTTCATCAACCTTGTACCGGTGTTCGGCACCATCCTGTCGGTCGCCGTGGTCGGTGAAAAGCTGGAAGGTTTCCACATGCTGGCGCTCAGCCTGGTGATCGGCGGCATCGCGCTGGCCGAATGGGGCAAACCGCAAACCACTGCTCGCTGATAACAGGCTCTAGATCAGGCTGGTATGCCCATCGGCGATCCGCAAGACAGCCAGATGTCCTGATGCATAGGCGCCGGTATCAATGCCGATCCTGTTCTTGCCGAAGGTGACCGTATCGGTCGGGGTGTGTCCATGCACGACCGTATAAGGCAGTTCCGGGCCACGACCGAGAAAGGGTTCGCGGATCCACATCAGGTCTTCATCGGCCTGGGTGTCCAGCGCAACGCCCGGCTTCAAGCCTGCATGCACGAACAGAAATTGCCCGACCTTGAGCATGACCGGCAGGGATTTCAGCCAGGCATAATGGCTTTCAGGGATGGCGCGGGCCAGCTCCGTGGAAAGCCCCTTGAAACTACCGGCCTGGTGCAAGGCGTGGTCGATGTCGATGCCATAGGAATAAAGCGTGGCCGCCGCGCCAAAATCCAGCCAGCGCCGTCCCGCCGAGGGATCGTCGAGAAAATGACAAAACACATCGTCATGATTGCCGCAAAGCGATATCCGCTCGAAACCTGGCGCCAGCGGCGCCATCAGGTGATCGATCACCCGGCGCGAGGACGGCCCGCGATCGACATAGTCACCCAGCATGACAATCAGCTTGGGACCATCGATACTGCCGGCATCGTGCAGGATACGGCATTCCGCCTCCAGCAACTCAGCATAGCAACCATGCACATCCCCCACCGCATAAATCGCGGAAAACGCCTTGGGATCGATATCCACACGACTACGCATGCCAGCCACACCGGTTTCCGATCCGACGTCGAGAAATTTACGCAACAACTTTATCATAATGGTTCCAGCTTCCCGCAACCGTTTTACGCCTGTCGCAATCGCTTCTCAACCACGCGCAGGGCCAATCGTGATAATTACCAACCATTAAGGTTAACAGCGTTTCGAATCGCACGCTTTTCAGCATCGCGGCGCGCGCAAATCGATGCTTTTCCGCGACATGAACAGAGCTTATCCCTAGGACTATGAGAGAAAAGTGGGGCCCGGCTTTCGTAAAAAGACCAGCGATTACAAAAAGATCGAAAGTTCCATCCGATCCAATATCAACTTTGATCGATTTTAGCCAATCAATAGGGAAGCATCATGACCAAGCCATTTTACTGGAATGAACTGAACACCTATGATTTCGCCAGCCTGTCACCTGACAGCACCATCGCTGTTTTGCCGATTGCCTCCACCGAACAGCATGGGCCACATCTGCCCATTGCAACCGATGTGGCGATTGCCGACGGAATGTTGACAGAGCTAAAGCGCCAGCGCCCGGACGACCTGGACTTTCTGGTTCTCCCCACCCAGGAAATCGGCAAGGCCAATGAACATGTCTATGGCCCCGGCACGCTCTCGCTCAGTGCGGATCTGCTGATTGCGGCCTGGACCGCGATCGGCGCCAAGGTGGCGGAAGCGGGCCTGCGCAAGCTGGTCATCGTCAATTCCCATGGCGGCAATGTCGACATCATGAGCATTGTCGGGCGCGAATTGCGCGTCCGTCACAAGATGGCGGTGGTGTCCACCCAATGGAGCCGGTTCGGCAATCCCGAGGGCATGATTTCCGATCATGAAAACCGCTATGGCATTCATGGCGGCGAAGTGGAAACCTCGCTGATGCTGCATTTCCGCCCCGAACTGGTGCGGATGAACAAGGCCGAAAACTTCGTCTCCAAAGCGGAATGGATGAAGGAGCGCTCGGATTTTCTACAGCCCTTGCCGCCCCATTCGTTGGCCTGGATTGCCCATGATCTCAATCCAGCCGGTGTGGTCGGCGATGCCTCGAAAGGCACGGCGCAAAAGGGTGAGGCTATCTGCCGTCACCAGGTATACGGCTTCATCCAGCTCTTGCGTGACGTCAGGGACTATCCGCTGTCAGCGCTTTATTCCCCGGAATAACCACGGTCCGGGGCAAGATACCCCCTGCCCTGCAATTCCTCCACCAGGGCCTGGATTTCCTGAACCAGATATTCAACGAACAGACTGGTCGCCGCATCCAGCGGCGCCCGCGCCCGGGCAAACAGTTTCATCGGCTGGTGACGGCAATGCGGTTCGGCCAGCGGGCGAAAGACCAGTTCGCCCTTGCGGCATTCGACAATCACATCCAGCGGGTTGAGTAGGGTCAGCGCCGTGCCGCATTTAACCAATTGCTTCAACAGTTCGGAGGCATTGGTTTCCAAGAGGGGCTCGACCGGCAGCGGCAGGTTGGCAAGCGCCAGGTTGATGACATTGCGCAGGCTGGTGCCAGGCTCAGCCAGCACCAGTTTTTCCTGCACCACATCGACCAGATCGACCGGACCTTTTTCCCGCGCCAGCGGATGACCGGGCGGTAAAACCGCGCCGACAGGGATATCAAAATTGGCGATGGTCCGAATGCCTGGCGTTGCCGGGATGTTGAAGCCCAGCCCGATATCCACTTCACCTGTCAGTACCGGATTGAGGGTGGTGGAGCCGCTGTCATTGCGCAAATGCACCTTGATGCGCGGATGCGCGTCCAGAAACCGGGCAATGATTTCCGGCAGGGGACCGGCGGCCAACCCCACCGTGGCGACCAGCGATACCTTTCCCACCTGCGGCACTTTCAGGCTGCGGATACGGGCTTCCAGACGTTCATAGCCCTTCAGAACTTCGCGGATATGCTCCACACACAGCTCCCCCGCCGCCGTCAGCCGCAAGCCCCGCGGCAGACGCTCGAACAGGGGAACGCCCAGCTCGTCTTCCAGTGCCAGAATCTGCCGGTTGACAGCGGAAGATGCAACGTTAAGTCTAGCGGCGGCTTTACGAATTGAACCGCAACGGGCAATCTCGTCTATATAAAGCAGCTTACGGGAGTGAAGCATGGCGTAACACACCAGTCCATTTTTTAGGCAGATTGAACGATTCACATACAGAGCGAGCAAGCGATGCCATTAAGGCATCGAAGCGGACGAAATTTGATGCTTTTCAAGCCGCAAGGCAACCGCTCAAATGCATAAAACGCGGCGGGCCATTTCAGTGGAGCCATTTTGAGCGGAGCCATTTCAGCGGCATGGGACATCGGGCGGCAGCACGCGATCCGAGGGATCAGGGGAAAACACACATGACGAAAACCATACTGCACAAGACAATTGTCAACACTTTGGCCGCAACCGCACTGGCCCTTGGCCTTGGCAGCCCAGCCATGGCGCTGGACGAGGTCAGCTACGGCACCAACTGGCTGGCCCAGGCCGAGCATGGTGGATTTTACCAGGCCGTGGCCGATGGCACCTATGAAAAATACGGTTTGAAGGTGAAGATCGTCCAGGGTGGCCCGAATGCGGCCAACCAGGCATTGCTGATCGCCGGCAAGGTCGATTTCTACATGGGCAGCCCGCTTCAACAATTGGATGCCGTCAAGCAGGGCATTCCGTTGATCGACGTCGCGGCCATGTTCCAGAAGGACCCGCAGGTGCTGATTGCCCATCCTGACCAGGGGATCGAGAAATTTGGCGATCTCGCCAAGCTCGACACGATCTTCATGGGCAAGGAAGGCTACACCACCTATTTCGAGTGGATGAAGAAGAACTATCCGGGCTTCAAGGACGAGCAATACAAGCCCTATACGTTCAACCCGGCACCTTTCCTCGCCAACAAGAAATCCGCCCAGCAAGGCTATATCACGTCTGAGCCTTACGAGATCGAAAAGCAGGGCGGCTTCAAGCCGAAACTGTTCCTGCTGGCCGACAATGGCTACACGCCCTATGCGACGATGATTACCACCACCCAGACCATGGTCGATAAGAAGCCTGATGTGGTGCAGCGCTTTATCGATGCCTCCTCCGAGGGCTGGTACAAATATCTCTACGGTGACAACAAAGCGGCCAATGAACTGATCAAAAAGGATAATCCTGAGATCACCGATAGCCAGATCGCCTTTTCCATCGAGAAAATGAAGGAATATGGCATCGTCGATTCCGGCCCGACCCTGGAAAAGGGCATCGGCTGCATGACCGATGAGCATTACAAGAAATTCTTCGATACCATGGTTCAGATCGGCGTTGTCGATGCCAAGCTGGATTACAACAAGGCCTACACAACCAAGTTCGTCTGCAAGGGCGTTGGCCTTAACCTGAAAAAGTAAAGCTGAAGAAGCAAAGACAGGGCGGCGCACCGGATAGAGGCGCCGCCACAGCGTGTGGATAAGGAGGACAGATCCTTCGTCCTTATCCGTGTTTGTCAGGCTCAAATCGAGCCAGACAGACACTCTGTTCTCTTGTTTGCGTTTGTCTTTTCGGGAAACCGGGTCCACTTTTCCCCAAGAGAAGCTCTTTTCCCTGAGACAAAATATAGGCCCTTAACGACAGGCCCCGGAATGACCCCGACTGAACCACTGCAAAAGCCTCGCACTGAAAACCGCCAGCGCGCCCTTGTCATGCTAACAGGCGTGTCCAAAGTGTTTTCCAGCGGCACGGTGGCGCTGTCCAACATGTCACTCACCGTCGAGGCGGGTGAATTCGTCAGCCTGCTGGGCCCTTCCGGCTGCGGCAAATCGACGGCGCTCCGGATTATTGCCGGTCTCGGCGGCATCTCCAGCGGCACGGTCGACTGGCCCAGTTCCCGCATCAATGCCAAGGGCCTGCCGGAAGGTGATATCAGCTTCGTCTTCCAGGAGCCGACCCTGCTGCCCTGGCAGACGGTGTTCGGCAATGTCTATCTGCCACTGCGTCTGCAAGGGATTTCCAAGGCAACTGCAACCTCGACCGTTCTCGAAACCCTTGACACGGTGGGACTGAAGGATTTCGCGGATGCCTATCCGCGCCAGCTTTCCGGTGGCATGAAAATGCGAGTGTCGATTGCCCGCGCCCTGGTGACCAAGCCGAAACTGCTGCTGATGGACGAGCCGTTTGCCGCCCTTGATGAGATCACCCGGCAAAAGCTGAATGACGACGTGCTGCGACTGTGGCGCGAGACCGGTATTACCGTGATCTTCGTTACCCATTCGGTGTTCGAGGCCGCTTATCTTTCCAATCGCATCGTGGTGATGAAGGCACGGCCCGGCCGGGTGCATGCCGATTTCGCTATTTCCACCAGCCTGGAACGCGACGCCCATTACCGAACCTCGGAAGAATACCGGCAGGTCTGCGAAAAGGCCTCGAATGTCCTGTTGGAAGCCATCGGCTTTCCTCTTGACGGCGGCCCATCCAAGGCGGGATTGGAGCATCACGGATGACCCCGGAGATTGAAACACCAGCCGAAGCTGAAAGCCTGGCCATGCCAAAACAAGGCGTGTTTGCCCGCCATGGAGAAACCACTCTTCGGGTACTGATTCCGCTTGCCGTCGTGGCCATACTGATCCTGATCTGGCATGTCAGCGTCATTCTGTCCGAAGTACCCCAATATATCCTGCCCGGACCCTTGGTGGTCGCCAAGGCGCTCTATACAGATTGGGGCATTCTGGGACCGGCGCTCTGGGTGACGACGAAGATCACTCTGATGGCACTGGCTCTGGCACTGGTCGGTGGTGTCGGCATTGCGGTGTTTCTCGTCCAGTCGAAATGGATTGAAACGGCTTTCTACCCAATTGCGGTCATCCTTCAGGTCACGCCTGTCGTCGCCATCTCGCCGCTGATCCTGATCTATGCACCGTCAACCCAGGTGGCGCTGTTGATCTGCGCCTTTCTGGTCGCCTTTTTCCCGATCCTCTCCAACATGGTGCAGGGGTTGAAAAGCGTTGATCATAATCTCCTCAACCTGTTCGATCTCTACGGCGCCTCGCGGCTGCAAACCCTGCTTTATCTGAAGCTGCCAGCCTCGCTGCCCTATTTCATGACCGGTCTGAAGATCGGTGGCGGATTGGCGTTGATTGCCGCCGTGGTGGCGGAGTTTGCGGCGGGTTCGGCGGGCGCCGGTTCCGGGCTTGCCTTCCGGTTGTTGGAATCGCAATTCCGGCTGAACATTCCCCGGCTGTTTGCCGCCCTGTTCCTGCTATCGTGCCTCGGCGTGGTGATCTTCGCGATCACCTCCTTCATCTCATGGCTGGCGCTGCATCGCTGGCATGAAAGCAGCATCAAGCGAGAAAACTGATGACCAGATTGTTTGCCGATCTTCCCAAAGCCGGGCGGTTTGCCCTGACGCGCGCCACCTTACCCGTCGAAGCGGTGGATGACGTTCCCGCTGGACCGGTGCGCGAGGGGCTGGTCAGCGCCGATCTGATTATTAACGATGGCAAGGTTGAAGCCATTGTTAAGGTCGGCACCGCATCTCAGT
It encodes the following:
- a CDS encoding metallophosphoesterase family protein, with translation MIKLLRKFLDVGSETGVAGMRSRVDIDPKAFSAIYAVGDVHGCYAELLEAECRILHDAGSIDGPKLIVMLGDYVDRGPSSRRVIDHLMAPLAPGFERISLCGNHDDVFCHFLDDPSAGRRWLDFGAAATLYSYGIDIDHALHQAGSFKGLSTELARAIPESHYAWLKSLPVMLKVGQFLFVHAGLKPGVALDTQADEDLMWIREPFLGRGPELPYTVVHGHTPTDTVTFGKNRIGIDTGAYASGHLAVLRIADGHTSLI
- a CDS encoding creatininase family protein — encoded protein: MTKPFYWNELNTYDFASLSPDSTIAVLPIASTEQHGPHLPIATDVAIADGMLTELKRQRPDDLDFLVLPTQEIGKANEHVYGPGTLSLSADLLIAAWTAIGAKVAEAGLRKLVIVNSHGGNVDIMSIVGRELRVRHKMAVVSTQWSRFGNPEGMISDHENRYGIHGGEVETSLMLHFRPELVRMNKAENFVSKAEWMKERSDFLQPLPPHSLAWIAHDLNPAGVVGDASKGTAQKGEAICRHQVYGFIQLLRDVRDYPLSALYSPE
- a CDS encoding LysR family transcriptional regulator, which encodes MLHSRKLLYIDEIARCGSIRKAAARLNVASSAVNRQILALEDELGVPLFERLPRGLRLTAAGELCVEHIREVLKGYERLEARIRSLKVPQVGKVSLVATVGLAAGPLPEIIARFLDAHPRIKVHLRNDSGSTTLNPVLTGEVDIGLGFNIPATPGIRTIANFDIPVGAVLPPGHPLAREKGPVDLVDVVQEKLVLAEPGTSLRNVINLALANLPLPVEPLLETNASELLKQLVKCGTALTLLNPLDVIVECRKGELVFRPLAEPHCRHQPMKLFARARAPLDAATSLFVEYLVQEIQALVEELQGRGYLAPDRGYSGE
- a CDS encoding ABC transporter substrate-binding protein, whose amino-acid sequence is MTKTILHKTIVNTLAATALALGLGSPAMALDEVSYGTNWLAQAEHGGFYQAVADGTYEKYGLKVKIVQGGPNAANQALLIAGKVDFYMGSPLQQLDAVKQGIPLIDVAAMFQKDPQVLIAHPDQGIEKFGDLAKLDTIFMGKEGYTTYFEWMKKNYPGFKDEQYKPYTFNPAPFLANKKSAQQGYITSEPYEIEKQGGFKPKLFLLADNGYTPYATMITTTQTMVDKKPDVVQRFIDASSEGWYKYLYGDNKAANELIKKDNPEITDSQIAFSIEKMKEYGIVDSGPTLEKGIGCMTDEHYKKFFDTMVQIGVVDAKLDYNKAYTTKFVCKGVGLNLKK
- a CDS encoding ABC transporter ATP-binding protein, with the translated sequence MTPTEPLQKPRTENRQRALVMLTGVSKVFSSGTVALSNMSLTVEAGEFVSLLGPSGCGKSTALRIIAGLGGISSGTVDWPSSRINAKGLPEGDISFVFQEPTLLPWQTVFGNVYLPLRLQGISKATATSTVLETLDTVGLKDFADAYPRQLSGGMKMRVSIARALVTKPKLLLMDEPFAALDEITRQKLNDDVLRLWRETGITVIFVTHSVFEAAYLSNRIVVMKARPGRVHADFAISTSLERDAHYRTSEEYRQVCEKASNVLLEAIGFPLDGGPSKAGLEHHG
- a CDS encoding ABC transporter permease, which gives rise to MPKQGVFARHGETTLRVLIPLAVVAILILIWHVSVILSEVPQYILPGPLVVAKALYTDWGILGPALWVTTKITLMALALALVGGVGIAVFLVQSKWIETAFYPIAVILQVTPVVAISPLILIYAPSTQVALLICAFLVAFFPILSNMVQGLKSVDHNLLNLFDLYGASRLQTLLYLKLPASLPYFMTGLKIGGGLALIAAVVAEFAAGSAGAGSGLAFRLLESQFRLNIPRLFAALFLLSCLGVVIFAITSFISWLALHRWHESSIKREN